The Candidatus Neomarinimicrobiota bacterium genomic sequence TTTACAATGGTATTTGGATTTACGTAAATATGGATCAGTGCCTCATTCTGGTTTTGGACTTGGAATTGAGCGTACTGTCGGCTGGATAACAGGCGTCAAGCATATTCGTGAAACTATTCCCTATCCTCGAACCATGTATCGCATAGATCCATAATGAATTATTCTGCCCGAATTTCCGTTTTTGGCGGCAGGGAAATTGACCAAGATACTTATCTTGATGCAGTAGAGATAGGTACCTTACTTGCGGCAGAAAACTATTTAGTATATTGTGGTGGTGGTGAAGGTGTCATGGAAGCAATTGCCAAGGGCGTTGACAAATGCGGAGGTACCTGCATAGGAATATTAAAAGGTACTGATAAATCTGAAGCGAATAATTATATTCATATTCCCATTTCTACCGGTGCTGGCATTGGGCGAAATGTGATTTTAGCTTATAACTGTGATGTTGCTGTGGCAATATCTGGTAAGTATGGAACATTGAGTGAAATAGCTTTTGCATTTCAGTTAGAAAAACCTGTGGTTGGGTACGGCACTTGGGACTTGGAAGATATTCATAATGCAAATACACCCACTGACGTAATAGATAAAGTTGGTCAGTTGTTAAATGGAAAATAAATCTGCAGCTAATCTGGTTGTTTCCGGTAAAGTCCAAGGTGTTGGGTTTCGATGGTATGTGGTTCAAAAGGGTCGAAGTTTGGCATTGATTGGTTATGCAATAAATTTACCAAATGGGAATGTTGAGATTCACGCTGAAGGAAATAAAATAGATATTCAAAGATTCATCGAAATAGTAAAAAAAGGTCCACCATCATCCCAAGTTGATAAGGTTGAAATAATGTGGATTAATGCCTCAAATAGATTTAAAGATTTTATCGTAAAGTATTAAATGAAGATCGCTCTCTGTCAAATCAACCCCACTGTGGGTGCCATCGATCAAAATAAGGATCTTATTCTTAATTGGTATCAAAAATCGATAGATGCTGGGGCTGACCTTGTGATCTTTCCAGAATTGGCAATAATTGGTTATCCACCACAGGATTTACTCCATCGCCAATCATTTATAGAAAAAGCAAAGGATGCACTTAATTCGATCGTTAAGAATTCCACCGTTCCCATGATAATTGGGAATACAATGAAAACTCAGACTGACTTATACAACTGTTCATTCTTATGTGCGAAGGGTAGAATTGTTGGTGATTATAAAAAAATGCTTCTTCCGACATATGATGTTTTTGACGAAGACCGTTATTTCACAAGGGGAGATTCTCCGGAAGTTTATGAAGTTGAAATTGAGGGTAGAAGACGAAAGATTGGACTTCAAATTTGTGAAGACCTTTGGGATAAGGATTACTCATGTAATTTGGCAATTGCCTTGAAAGAGAAGGGTGCTGATTTTATTGTTAATATTTCCGCTTCTCCTTATACTGTAGGCAGATTAGAAGACCGCATGAATCTTATCAAATCCAAAGTGTCTGAAACGGGCATTCCATTTGTTTATTGTAATCTTGTTGGAGCCCAGGATGAATTGATTTTCGATGGTCAATCCTTAGTTTTTGATAGCAGTGGAAATTTGATTGGGCAAGGAAATGCCTTCGAGGAAGATCTCCTATTTATTGATTTAGATAAAGCAAATACAATTGAAATTAAATCTGAATCAAGAGAGGAAAAAAT encodes the following:
- a CDS encoding TIGR00725 family protein, whose product is MNYSARISVFGGREIDQDTYLDAVEIGTLLAAENYLVYCGGGEGVMEAIAKGVDKCGGTCIGILKGTDKSEANNYIHIPISTGAGIGRNVILAYNCDVAVAISGKYGTLSEIAFAFQLEKPVVGYGTWDLEDIHNANTPTDVIDKVGQLLNGK
- a CDS encoding NAD+ synthase codes for the protein MKIALCQINPTVGAIDQNKDLILNWYQKSIDAGADLVIFPELAIIGYPPQDLLHRQSFIEKAKDALNSIVKNSTVPMIIGNTMKTQTDLYNCSFLCAKGRIVGDYKKMLLPTYDVFDEDRYFTRGDSPEVYEVEIEGRRRKIGLQICEDLWDKDYSCNLAIALKEKGADFIVNISASPYTVGRLEDRMNLIKSKVSETGIPFVYCNLVGAQDELIFDGQSLVFDSSGNLIGQGNAFEEDLLFIDLDKANTIEIKSESREEKIYGALVLGVRDYFCKTGHKEAVIGLSGGIDSSITACIAVDALGADCVHGVSMPSKYSSEHSKDDAKILAENLGIDYRSIPIESMVESFDDSLAESFVNTQSGVAEENIQARVRGSLLMALSNKFNWLVLSTGNKTELAMGYCTLYGDMNGGLAVISDLSKTDVYALSRWVNDKSMSERIPVNSIKKPPSAELRPDQVDPFDY
- a CDS encoding acylphosphatase — encoded protein: MENKSAANLVVSGKVQGVGFRWYVVQKGRSLALIGYAINLPNGNVEIHAEGNKIDIQRFIEIVKKGPPSSQVDKVEIMWINASNRFKDFIVKY